A genomic region of Magnolia sinica isolate HGM2019 chromosome 6, MsV1, whole genome shotgun sequence contains the following coding sequences:
- the LOC131248641 gene encoding uncharacterized protein LOC131248641 isoform X1: MKGRSHHRLPISDPPDDWGDGSWTVDCACGVNYDDGEEMVNCDECGVWVHTRCSRFVKGETSFACDKCKKKKGRSNDNSEETEVAQLLVELPNKTVCVRPPAVPVSSRRPFRLWTDIPMEERVHVQGMPGGDPALFQNLSSVFTSELWKCTGYVPKKFNFQYREFPCWEEKKRLESSVAGPEEENENPVDRGADVLFSLSKEIIPYATPVETISGLRSLVDGAECERKSSPKEKRQEGVKGGSCGGRMQNWAKRERNQLRPVGVHLGKRKKEESGGLKERSGKKKARSTDKEADDRKRASTPAGDAHTLEFQEGPLKVADIQDLKNEDRKETILAEPNSDSQLEASNSNDVLKPISLAKAPAEVFSSEVCGNGFPPETLIKLENIEQQDSASIRISPTVDAFAVSPMEGNDVARASIKQEDGNTAADGLNGVKDESQNMGDLSGGSSSVAVDSETKPPVGYLRSTLQGVQSPCMLQDSNGAISLVSLRTNVKAKGEVEDNKATGSSELVPSPACDGKLDLVKHSPQRLGTSPVNVSENLQVHDSTVSSSLSVEHKSKGTERESEAVGSHNNDNTAEGMLSIPVEPHRCRQESDDLAGPLTVQEGSLKSRHVARYVEETSKSGGMNPSLPAPSLRRLVVGVGKSSSASSSGMVSKSSVSSTYKSVTTPSPPSVKSIHFSKQRVKVKSSTDRKKDNAASDAVRDESKQEVPRASVKDRVKSPASGPKTSQTNRISHATSTSKHSASDAKEQVLCPSAKASLTQSAVISSGSVEHSVSSQVQGASQSKHTAPGSKNEKISPSSAHPSSKVINHSPSMPPPAPVNASAILSDEELALLLHQELNSSPRVPRVPRMRHAGSVPQLVSPSATSMLAKRPSSSGGKDHISVSRRKPKEEACKDNSRNSRDQADESKKMNRLPPSPDNKRQDSAFTTDGLTKKDARNRSPDGVASAKKIMLVPSTPVANPPPPVESNDQNLPSIRSSPRDMLDDDVGGVARTLPGLIAEIISKGKRMTDDELCNAVLPHWNSLRKHNGEPYAYSTHSQAVLDCLKNQNELAQLIDRGPKTNSSRKRRKLDADPPVESETEDAKDNVTKPVEDKNVKSQQEDFPKGKRKARKRRRLTLQGRGLKEVRRRQKAEASADDDFGVYSHSSEGTEGIFSEDESQGGRIATFASDASTSSSDENGMV, from the exons ATGAAAGGTCGTTCTCACCACCGGCTTCCGATATCCGATCCCCCAGACGACTGGGGCGACGGGTCGTGGACGGTGGATTGCGCCTGCGGGGTCAATTACGACGACGGTGAGGAGATGGTGAACTGCGACGAGTGCGGCGTGTGGGTCCACACGCGGTGCTCCCGCTTTGTCAAGGGGGAAACGTCATTTGCCTGTGACAAGTGCAAGAAGAAGAAGGGCAGGAGCAACGACAACAGCGAGGAGACGGAGGTTGCACAGCTGCTGGTTGAGCTCCCTAACAAGACAGTGTGCGTGCGCCCGCCCGCAGTGCCGGTCTCGTCTCGGCGCCCTTTCAGGCTCTGGACCGATATTCCCATGGAGGAGCGGGTCCATGTCCAGGGCATGCCCGGCGGTGACCCTGCTTTGTTTCAGAACTTGTCATCTGTTTTCACGTCAGAGCTGTGGAAGTGCACGGGCTATGTGCCTAAGAAGTTTAATTTTCAGTACAGGGAGTTCCCCTGCTGGGAGGAGAAGAAGAGGCTCGAGTCCAGTGTTGCAGGGCCTGAGGAGGAGAATGAGAATCCGGTGGATAGAGGGGCAGATGTTTTGTTCTCTTTGTCAAAAGAGATTATTCCGTATGCAACTCCTGTGGAGACGATCAGTGGTTTGAGAAGTTTGGTTGATGGAGCAGAGTGTGAGAGGAAGTCTTCTCCAAAGGAAAAGAGACAGGAGGGTGTGAAGGGTGGTTCGTGCGGCGGACGGATGCAGAATTGGGCAAAGAGGGAGAGGAACCAGCTTCGGCCAGTTGGGGTTCATTTAGGGAAACGGAAGAAGGAAGAGTCAGGGGGACTGAAAGAGCGGAGTGGGAAGAAGAAGGCAAGGAGTACTGATAAAGAGGCAGATGACAGGAAGAGAG CTTCTACGCCTGCTGGTGATGCTCATACATTGGAGTTCCAAGAGGGGCCTTTGAAGGTTGCAGATATTCAAGACTTAAAGAATGAAGATCGAAAGGAAACTATACTAGCAGAACCCAACTCCGACAGTCAACTTGAAGCATCCAATAGTAATGATGTTCTCAAGCCTATATCATTGGCTAAGGCACCTGCTGAGGTATTCTCTAGTGAGGTATGTGGAAATGGTTTTCCACCAGAGACATTGATAAAGTTAGAGAATATTGAGCAACAAGATTCTGCAAGTATTAGGATTTCTCCGACAGTAGATGCTTTCGCAGTATCTCCAATGGAGGGAAATGATGTTGCAAGGGCTTCCATAAAGCAAGAG GATGGCAACACAGCTGCCGATGGTTTAAATGGTGTTAAAGATGAAAGCCAAAATATGGGGGACTTAAGTGGAGGTTCTTCCAGTGTTGCAGTGGACTCAGAGACAAAGCCtcctgttggttatctgaggagcaCTCTTCAAGGTGTGCAAAGCCCTTGCATGCTTCAAGACTCGAATGGTGCAATTTCTTTGGTCTCTTTACGGACTAATGTTAAAGCAAAAGGGGAAGTAGAGGACAACAAAGCTACAGGGTCTTCGGAATTGGTGCCTTCTCCTGCTTGTGATGGAAAGCTGGATCTTGTGAAGCACTCACCTCAACGTTTGGGGACATCTCCAGTGAATGTCTCAGAGAATCTTCAGGTGCATGATTCGACTGTAAGCAGTTCACTATCTGTGGAGCACAAATCAAAGGGTACTGAGAGGGAGTCAGAAGCAGTAGGTAGTCACAATAATGATAATACTGCAGAGGGAATGCTTTCTATACCAGTTGAGCCTCATCGGTGCAGACAGGAGTCGGATGATTTGGCTGGGCCCTTGACAGTGCAAGAAGGTTCTCTAAAATCTAGGCATGTTGCCAGATATGTCGAAGAGACATCAAAATCAGGAGGCATGAACCCGAGCCTTCCAGCACCTAGCTTGCGTAGACTGGTCGTAGGTGTTGGAAAATCTTCATCAGCTTCATCCAGTGGCATGGTTTCAAAATCATCTGTTTCCAGTACTTATAAATCAGTCACTACTCCATCCCCACCAAGTGtcaagtccatccatttttctaagcaGCGGGTGAAAGTGAAGTCATCCACTGACCGTAAGAAAGACAATGCAGCATCTGATGCAGTCAGAGATGAAAGCAAGCAAGAGGTGCCACGAGCTTCAGTAAAAGACCGAGTGAAAAGCCCAGCAAGTGGACCCAAAACATCACAGACAAACAGGATTTCACATGCTACCTCCACTTCCAAGCATTCTGCTTCGGATGCCAAGGAACAGGTGCTTTGTCCATCTGCTAAAGCATCTTTGACACAGAGTGCAGTGATTTCTTCAGGTTCAGTGGAGCATTCAGTTTCATCACAGGTCCAAGGTGCTTCACAAAGCAAACATACAGCTCCAGGCTCAAAGAATGAAAAGATAAGCCCATCATCTGCTCATCCATCATCGAAAGTAATTAATCACAGCCCTTCAATGCCTCCTCCAGCACCCGTTAATGCTTCTGCAATACTAAGCGACGAAGAG CTCGCCTTGCTATTGCATCAAGAACTCAACAGCTCCCCTAGAGTTCCTCGTGTTCCGCGCATGCGCCATGCAGGTAGCGTTCCACAGTTGGTTTCCCCATCAGCTACAAGCATGCTTGCGAAACGCCCATCCAGTTCTGGAGGGAAGGATCATATTTCG GTTTCAAGGAGAAAACCTAAAGAAGAGGCATGCAAAGATAACTCTCGCAATTCCCGGGATCAGGCCGATGAATCTAAAAAGATGAACAGATTACCGCCTTCTCCTGACAACAAACGTCAAGATTCTGCCTTCACAACAGATGGTTTGACTAAGAAGGATGCACGCAACAGGTCTCCTGATGGTGTAGCTTCTGCCAAGAAGATCATGCTTGTTCCCTCCACTCCTGTTGCAAACCCTCCTCCCCCTGTAGAGTCTAATGACCAGAACCTGCCATCCATTCGTAGCTCACCTAGGGAtatgttggatgatgatgtgggtGGAGTTGCCCGCACTCTACCAG GCTTGATTGCAGAGATCATTAGCAAGGGCAAGCGCATGACGGATGATGAGCTGTGCAATGCTGTCCTTCCA CACTGGAATAGCTTAAGGAAGCATAATGGAGAGCCATATGCATACTCAACTCACTCACAGGCTGTTCTTGATTGCTTGAAGAACCAGAATGAATTGGCTCAGCTTATTGATCGTGGGCCCAAG accaATTCGAGCAGGAAGAGACGGAAGCTAGATGCTGATCCCCCTGTAGAATCTGAGACTGAAGATGCTAAAGACAATGTTACGAAGCCCGTAGAAGACAAGAATGTCAAGTCACAACAGGAGGACTTTCCCAAGGGCAAAAGGAAGGCCCGGAAGCGCAGACGACTGACGCTACAAGGTAGAGGCTTGAAGGAGGTCAGGAGGCGGCAAAAGGCAGAAGCGTCAGCAGACGACGACTTTGGGGTGTATTCTCATTCGAGCGAGGGCACTGAGGGCATCTTTAGTGAGGATGAGAGTCAGGGAGGTAGAATAGCCACCTTTGCAAGTGATGCCTCTACTTCCAGCTCAGACGAGAATGGAATGGTGTAG
- the LOC131248641 gene encoding actin cytoskeleton-regulatory complex protein pan1 isoform X2 — translation MNSSVPLLRVREVIYVWTDMAAALSTFPLLPHRSERLETKPETEKYAKEEKQNRPEDAKIAPIFLNFPRKFLKKENRFPASTPAGDAHTLEFQEGPLKVADIQDLKNEDRKETILAEPNSDSQLEASNSNDVLKPISLAKAPAEVFSSEVCGNGFPPETLIKLENIEQQDSASIRISPTVDAFAVSPMEGNDVARASIKQEDGNTAADGLNGVKDESQNMGDLSGGSSSVAVDSETKPPVGYLRSTLQGVQSPCMLQDSNGAISLVSLRTNVKAKGEVEDNKATGSSELVPSPACDGKLDLVKHSPQRLGTSPVNVSENLQVHDSTVSSSLSVEHKSKGTERESEAVGSHNNDNTAEGMLSIPVEPHRCRQESDDLAGPLTVQEGSLKSRHVARYVEETSKSGGMNPSLPAPSLRRLVVGVGKSSSASSSGMVSKSSVSSTYKSVTTPSPPSVKSIHFSKQRVKVKSSTDRKKDNAASDAVRDESKQEVPRASVKDRVKSPASGPKTSQTNRISHATSTSKHSASDAKEQVLCPSAKASLTQSAVISSGSVEHSVSSQVQGASQSKHTAPGSKNEKISPSSAHPSSKVINHSPSMPPPAPVNASAILSDEELALLLHQELNSSPRVPRVPRMRHAGSVPQLVSPSATSMLAKRPSSSGGKDHISVSRRKPKEEACKDNSRNSRDQADESKKMNRLPPSPDNKRQDSAFTTDGLTKKDARNRSPDGVASAKKIMLVPSTPVANPPPPVESNDQNLPSIRSSPRDMLDDDVGGVARTLPGLIAEIISKGKRMTDDELCNAVLPHWNSLRKHNGEPYAYSTHSQAVLDCLKNQNELAQLIDRGPKTNSSRKRRKLDADPPVESETEDAKDNVTKPVEDKNVKSQQEDFPKGKRKARKRRRLTLQGRGLKEVRRRQKAEASADDDFGVYSHSSEGTEGIFSEDESQGGRIATFASDASTSSSDENGMV, via the exons ATGAATTCTTCGGTTCCGCTCCTCCGTGTGCGAGAAGTCATTTACGTGTGGACAGATATGGCAGCAGCTCTTTCAACTTTCCCACTTCTTCCACATCGCTCCGAACGGTTGGAAACGAAGCCAGAAACAGAGAAGTACGCGAAGGAGGAAAAACAAAATCGCCCAGAAGATGCAAAAATCGCTCCGATTTTTCTCAACTTTCCACGCAAATTTCTCAAGAAAGAAAATCGATTTCCGG CTTCTACGCCTGCTGGTGATGCTCATACATTGGAGTTCCAAGAGGGGCCTTTGAAGGTTGCAGATATTCAAGACTTAAAGAATGAAGATCGAAAGGAAACTATACTAGCAGAACCCAACTCCGACAGTCAACTTGAAGCATCCAATAGTAATGATGTTCTCAAGCCTATATCATTGGCTAAGGCACCTGCTGAGGTATTCTCTAGTGAGGTATGTGGAAATGGTTTTCCACCAGAGACATTGATAAAGTTAGAGAATATTGAGCAACAAGATTCTGCAAGTATTAGGATTTCTCCGACAGTAGATGCTTTCGCAGTATCTCCAATGGAGGGAAATGATGTTGCAAGGGCTTCCATAAAGCAAGAG GATGGCAACACAGCTGCCGATGGTTTAAATGGTGTTAAAGATGAAAGCCAAAATATGGGGGACTTAAGTGGAGGTTCTTCCAGTGTTGCAGTGGACTCAGAGACAAAGCCtcctgttggttatctgaggagcaCTCTTCAAGGTGTGCAAAGCCCTTGCATGCTTCAAGACTCGAATGGTGCAATTTCTTTGGTCTCTTTACGGACTAATGTTAAAGCAAAAGGGGAAGTAGAGGACAACAAAGCTACAGGGTCTTCGGAATTGGTGCCTTCTCCTGCTTGTGATGGAAAGCTGGATCTTGTGAAGCACTCACCTCAACGTTTGGGGACATCTCCAGTGAATGTCTCAGAGAATCTTCAGGTGCATGATTCGACTGTAAGCAGTTCACTATCTGTGGAGCACAAATCAAAGGGTACTGAGAGGGAGTCAGAAGCAGTAGGTAGTCACAATAATGATAATACTGCAGAGGGAATGCTTTCTATACCAGTTGAGCCTCATCGGTGCAGACAGGAGTCGGATGATTTGGCTGGGCCCTTGACAGTGCAAGAAGGTTCTCTAAAATCTAGGCATGTTGCCAGATATGTCGAAGAGACATCAAAATCAGGAGGCATGAACCCGAGCCTTCCAGCACCTAGCTTGCGTAGACTGGTCGTAGGTGTTGGAAAATCTTCATCAGCTTCATCCAGTGGCATGGTTTCAAAATCATCTGTTTCCAGTACTTATAAATCAGTCACTACTCCATCCCCACCAAGTGtcaagtccatccatttttctaagcaGCGGGTGAAAGTGAAGTCATCCACTGACCGTAAGAAAGACAATGCAGCATCTGATGCAGTCAGAGATGAAAGCAAGCAAGAGGTGCCACGAGCTTCAGTAAAAGACCGAGTGAAAAGCCCAGCAAGTGGACCCAAAACATCACAGACAAACAGGATTTCACATGCTACCTCCACTTCCAAGCATTCTGCTTCGGATGCCAAGGAACAGGTGCTTTGTCCATCTGCTAAAGCATCTTTGACACAGAGTGCAGTGATTTCTTCAGGTTCAGTGGAGCATTCAGTTTCATCACAGGTCCAAGGTGCTTCACAAAGCAAACATACAGCTCCAGGCTCAAAGAATGAAAAGATAAGCCCATCATCTGCTCATCCATCATCGAAAGTAATTAATCACAGCCCTTCAATGCCTCCTCCAGCACCCGTTAATGCTTCTGCAATACTAAGCGACGAAGAG CTCGCCTTGCTATTGCATCAAGAACTCAACAGCTCCCCTAGAGTTCCTCGTGTTCCGCGCATGCGCCATGCAGGTAGCGTTCCACAGTTGGTTTCCCCATCAGCTACAAGCATGCTTGCGAAACGCCCATCCAGTTCTGGAGGGAAGGATCATATTTCG GTTTCAAGGAGAAAACCTAAAGAAGAGGCATGCAAAGATAACTCTCGCAATTCCCGGGATCAGGCCGATGAATCTAAAAAGATGAACAGATTACCGCCTTCTCCTGACAACAAACGTCAAGATTCTGCCTTCACAACAGATGGTTTGACTAAGAAGGATGCACGCAACAGGTCTCCTGATGGTGTAGCTTCTGCCAAGAAGATCATGCTTGTTCCCTCCACTCCTGTTGCAAACCCTCCTCCCCCTGTAGAGTCTAATGACCAGAACCTGCCATCCATTCGTAGCTCACCTAGGGAtatgttggatgatgatgtgggtGGAGTTGCCCGCACTCTACCAG GCTTGATTGCAGAGATCATTAGCAAGGGCAAGCGCATGACGGATGATGAGCTGTGCAATGCTGTCCTTCCA CACTGGAATAGCTTAAGGAAGCATAATGGAGAGCCATATGCATACTCAACTCACTCACAGGCTGTTCTTGATTGCTTGAAGAACCAGAATGAATTGGCTCAGCTTATTGATCGTGGGCCCAAG accaATTCGAGCAGGAAGAGACGGAAGCTAGATGCTGATCCCCCTGTAGAATCTGAGACTGAAGATGCTAAAGACAATGTTACGAAGCCCGTAGAAGACAAGAATGTCAAGTCACAACAGGAGGACTTTCCCAAGGGCAAAAGGAAGGCCCGGAAGCGCAGACGACTGACGCTACAAGGTAGAGGCTTGAAGGAGGTCAGGAGGCGGCAAAAGGCAGAAGCGTCAGCAGACGACGACTTTGGGGTGTATTCTCATTCGAGCGAGGGCACTGAGGGCATCTTTAGTGAGGATGAGAGTCAGGGAGGTAGAATAGCCACCTTTGCAAGTGATGCCTCTACTTCCAGCTCAGACGAGAATGGAATGGTGTAG